One window of the Sulfurihydrogenibium subterraneum DSM 15120 genome contains the following:
- a CDS encoding type II secretion system F family protein — translation MTEYYYEGYLQGSKVKGSIQATDKLQALKKLKEEGIIPTLITEKEKGFNLNLFNKPSDDEVAFVLMQMYTLLKNGIPITKVLELVSSQTENKTLSSELIKIKSSVESGRSLSDAFKESNAFPPFLSVMLQSAQTGENLEFVFKVSSEFILKVSQIKSKIISSLIYPSVIILFSIVSIFIAVKFVVPKITAVLENFGKEPPFITKLMVYFSKVLTVIFYLTPFFILGFIFKHKLISKEKYDKFLLSIPVVGKVILYFNLTRFSQVLQMTLQTNTPIQTAVKLSINSLSNEYLKQSLKDLPEKIEKGSSISKALSDIKILPPLFINLIQTGEASGEIESMLQTISKVYEDLTEKVIQRWISFIEPAMMLIIGVIIAIIVISVILPITEISAGKLK, via the coding sequence ATGACAGAGTATTATTACGAAGGCTACCTACAAGGCAGTAAAGTAAAAGGCAGTATTCAAGCAACAGATAAGCTACAAGCTTTAAAGAAACTGAAAGAAGAAGGTATCATTCCCACTCTTATAACAGAAAAGGAAAAAGGCTTTAATCTAAACCTATTTAACAAACCTTCTGACGACGAGGTTGCCTTTGTCCTTATGCAGATGTACACTCTTTTAAAAAATGGCATTCCTATAACAAAAGTTTTAGAGCTTGTATCGTCTCAAACAGAAAACAAAACTCTATCGTCAGAGCTTATAAAGATAAAGTCAAGTGTAGAAAGTGGAAGAAGTCTATCAGATGCTTTTAAAGAGTCTAACGCTTTTCCACCTTTTTTATCCGTGATGCTACAATCAGCCCAAACTGGAGAAAATTTAGAGTTTGTATTTAAAGTCTCTTCTGAGTTTATACTAAAAGTGTCTCAAATAAAAAGTAAAATAATCTCTTCTTTAATCTACCCTTCTGTTATTATTCTGTTTAGTATAGTGTCTATTTTTATAGCTGTTAAGTTTGTAGTTCCAAAGATTACAGCTGTTTTAGAAAACTTTGGAAAAGAACCACCTTTTATAACAAAACTCATGGTTTACTTTTCAAAGGTTTTGACAGTTATTTTTTATCTAACACCTTTTTTTATATTAGGATTTATATTCAAACACAAGCTTATAAGTAAAGAAAAATATGATAAATTTTTACTATCTATTCCAGTAGTCGGTAAAGTTATTCTTTATTTTAATCTAACAAGGTTTTCCCAAGTTTTACAGATGACCCTCCAGACAAATACACCAATTCAAACAGCTGTAAAACTTTCAATAAACAGCCTTTCTAATGAGTATCTAAAACAATCTCTAAAAGATTTACCAGAAAAAATAGAAAAAGGAAGCTCCATTTCAAAAGCACTTTCTGACATTAAGATACTCCCGCCTTTATTTATAAATTTAATTCAAACAGGAGAGGCAAGTGGAGAGATTGAAAGTATGCTTCAAACTATTTCTAAAGTTTACGAAGATTTAACCGAAAAGGTTATTCAAAGGTGGATAAGTTTTATAGAACCTGCTATGATGTTGATTATAGGTGTTATAATTGCTATAATAGTTATAAGTGTTATACTTCCTATAACAGAGATATCAGCAGGGAAGTTAAAGTAA
- a CDS encoding prepilin-type N-terminal cleavage/methylation domain-containing protein has translation MKKTAFTLKPTKQSKGFTLIEVIVVVIIISLVFSVLSFALYSSIKNSIETSKSAEDLKQKTLFFWDAQRKFYTSNYIYLKDNLLTLYNTAGNNQGLVKSTFFLKDGFLWYYEFPFVYGDPSFYDEKNAVKLFKIKDIKMYAVKDNQQFFEFQGLPDYIVIEIDGIRMVLR, from the coding sequence ATGAAAAAAACGGCGTTTACATTAAAACCTACCAAGCAAAGTAAAGGATTTACACTTATTGAAGTTATAGTAGTAGTGATTATCATATCCCTTGTTTTTTCTGTTTTGTCTTTTGCACTTTACTCATCTATAAAAAACAGTATAGAGACTTCAAAATCTGCAGAAGACTTAAAACAAAAAACACTGTTTTTCTGGGATGCACAGAGAAAGTTTTACACCTCAAACTACATATACTTAAAAGACAACCTTTTAACCCTATACAATACAGCAGGCAACAATCAAGGACTTGTTAAATCAACTTTTTTCTTGAAAGATGGCTTTTTGTGGTATTATGAGTTTCCTTTTGTTTACGGCGACCCTTCTTTTTACGACGAAAAAAACGCAGTAAAACTTTTTAAAATAAAAGATATTAAAATGTACGCAGTAAAAGACAATCAGCAGTTTTTTGAGTTTCAAGGTTTACCAGACTACATTGTTATTGAGATTGACGGAATAAGGATGGTTTTAAGATGA
- a CDS encoding type II secretion system protein has translation MEQLKSKEGFTLIEVLIATVILGITFTVLLGLLYQAQRDLNLAKTVSYNFLILDSSIKEGRYEGINITTREINILSIPVIETTYEKNGVYIKTYQAK, from the coding sequence ATGGAACAATTAAAAAGTAAAGAAGGCTTTACACTTATAGAAGTTTTAATAGCTACAGTGATACTTGGCATTACTTTTACCGTTTTACTTGGACTTTTATACCAAGCACAGAGAGACTTAAACCTTGCAAAAACAGTCTCTTACAACTTTTTAATCTTAGACAGTAGTATAAAAGAAGGCAGGTACGAAGGTATTAACATCACAACAAGAGAGATAAATATTTTATCCATTCCTGTTATTGAGACAACCTATGAAAAAAACGGCGTTTACATTAAAACCTACCAAGCAAAGTAA
- the gspG gene encoding type II secretion system major pseudopilin GspG, translating to MRREKGFTLIELLVVIIILGLLAALVVPKITGRVDEAKVETTKVQLKAIKDALEQYKLDNGMYPTTQQGLKALVEKPTTPPIPPRWRQYLDKLPKDAWDNDYIYISPAPNKPYELKSAGPDRTEGTEDDISVWNN from the coding sequence ATGAGAAGGGAAAAGGGGTTTACACTTATCGAGCTTTTGGTGGTTATTATTATCTTGGGACTACTTGCTGCACTTGTAGTTCCAAAAATAACAGGAAGAGTAGATGAAGCAAAAGTAGAGACTACAAAAGTCCAGCTTAAAGCTATAAAAGATGCATTAGAACAGTATAAATTAGACAATGGTATGTACCCTACAACCCAGCAAGGATTAAAGGCACTTGTAGAAAAACCTACAACTCCACCAATTCCACCAAGATGGAGACAGTATTTAGACAAACTTCCAAAAGACGCTTGGGATAACGACTACATATACATATCCCCAGCTCCTAACAAACCTTACGAACTAAAATCAGCAGGTCCTGACAGAACAGAAGGAACAGAAGACGACATATCAGTATGGAACAATTAA
- the gspC gene encoding type II secretion system protein GspC has product MYLVYYNVFISFLTFLGLVFGIYWLGNVNYDYVPKTHSELLSKSNILSNWNNLYKEEKGEKVSLFPELELKATSIGYKNFALIKVDGKSFVVSQNQTVNGIKIFKISKDYIIISYKDQQKKIKLGEAVKQPQKNQPNSSTPVNLPPLESILPTNKISKSELERLTADPGIMFTQIRLIPYVEGGQTKGFRFDWIQDGSLFQKMGLQVGDVLVAINNQQINSGEDAFRILQIIRNEPNFKVSILRNGKMLELNYFVE; this is encoded by the coding sequence ATGTATTTAGTTTACTACAATGTATTTATTTCTTTTTTGACCTTTTTGGGTCTTGTTTTTGGGATTTACTGGTTAGGTAATGTAAATTATGATTATGTACCTAAAACTCATTCTGAACTTTTAAGCAAGTCAAACATTTTATCTAATTGGAATAATCTATATAAAGAGGAGAAAGGCGAAAAGGTTAGTTTATTTCCAGAATTAGAGCTAAAAGCCACTTCCATTGGATACAAAAATTTTGCACTTATAAAAGTAGATGGAAAGTCTTTCGTAGTAAGTCAAAATCAAACCGTTAACGGCATAAAAATTTTTAAAATATCAAAAGACTACATAATCATAAGCTACAAAGACCAGCAGAAAAAGATAAAGTTAGGAGAAGCTGTAAAACAACCTCAAAAAAATCAACCAAATAGCTCAACACCTGTTAATCTACCACCTCTTGAGTCTATACTACCAACTAATAAAATATCAAAGTCAGAGTTAGAAAGACTTACAGCTGACCCAGGAATAATGTTTACTCAAATAAGACTTATACCTTATGTAGAGGGAGGACAGACAAAAGGTTTTAGATTTGACTGGATACAAGATGGAAGTCTGTTTCAAAAGATGGGGCTACAGGTTGGAGATGTTTTAGTTGCTATAAACAACCAGCAGATAAACTCTGGAGAAGATGCATTTAGAATACTCCAGATAATAAGAAATGAACCTAACTTTAAAGTATCTATACTTAGAAATGGAAAAATGTTAGAATTAAATTACTTTGTTGAATAA
- a CDS encoding GspE/PulE family protein, whose protein sequence is MNILKEYKFIVESENESQIVLVVPENYNFLSVEEIRFKTGKNVILKKLPINEFSKLLQEKLSQEEIVIETQTEEVKTVSDILSVEEDSPIVNLVNSILIKANTLGASDIHFEPYEDECLIRFRMDGVLHEYLKIPPNTYSSVVSRIKVMANLNIAEKRIPQDGRIGVKIGAKDLDIRVSVVPTVFGERVVLRLLDKSGFLLTLEDLGFDEEDLKRYKKLIQKPYGIVLVTGPTGAGKSTTLYASLLFIKNPRKNIITIEDPVEYQIKGINQIQVNPKVGLTFASGLRSILRQDPDIIMVGEIRDSETADIAVHAALTGHFVLSTLHTNDAVSSVARLVDMGIEPFLIANSLEGVVAQRLVRKICNNCKKPYKPSQIEVLELKLDPSREYTFYKGEGCDQCMNTGYKGRIGIYEVLEFDQDLKSLIVKTQDSNEILKMAVEKGFKTMFEDGVSKVLKGITTPQEILSVIK, encoded by the coding sequence ATGAACATACTTAAAGAGTATAAATTTATAGTAGAAAGTGAAAACGAAAGCCAGATAGTTTTAGTAGTCCCAGAAAATTATAACTTTTTGTCAGTAGAAGAGATAAGGTTTAAAACTGGAAAAAACGTTATTTTAAAAAAACTTCCTATAAATGAATTTTCAAAACTCTTACAAGAAAAGTTATCCCAAGAAGAGATTGTCATTGAGACTCAAACAGAAGAAGTAAAAACAGTATCTGATATACTCTCAGTAGAAGAAGATAGCCCAATAGTAAACCTTGTTAACTCTATTTTAATAAAAGCAAATACACTGGGAGCTTCTGACATTCACTTTGAACCTTACGAAGATGAGTGTCTGATAAGATTTAGAATGGACGGCGTTTTACACGAATACTTAAAAATACCTCCTAATACTTACTCTTCAGTAGTTTCAAGAATAAAAGTAATGGCAAACTTAAACATAGCAGAAAAGAGAATTCCACAAGATGGAAGAATAGGAGTAAAGATAGGTGCTAAAGATCTTGACATAAGGGTGTCTGTAGTTCCAACGGTTTTTGGAGAGAGAGTAGTGTTGAGACTTTTGGACAAGTCAGGATTTTTACTCACGTTAGAAGACCTTGGGTTTGACGAAGAAGATTTAAAACGATATAAAAAACTTATTCAAAAACCTTACGGAATAGTTCTTGTAACGGGACCTACGGGAGCTGGAAAAAGTACAACTCTATATGCGTCTTTACTGTTTATAAAAAACCCAAGAAAAAACATCATAACCATAGAAGACCCTGTAGAATACCAAATAAAAGGTATAAATCAGATACAGGTAAACCCAAAGGTAGGTCTAACATTTGCATCAGGTTTAAGGTCTATCCTAAGACAAGACCCAGACATAATAATGGTTGGAGAGATAAGGGATAGTGAAACAGCAGACATAGCAGTCCACGCAGCTCTAACAGGACATTTTGTTTTATCTACGCTACATACAAACGATGCAGTTTCTTCTGTGGCAAGGCTTGTAGATATGGGAATAGAGCCATTTTTGATAGCAAACTCGTTAGAAGGAGTTGTAGCACAAAGACTTGTAAGAAAAATATGTAATAACTGTAAAAAACCTTACAAACCAAGCCAGATAGAAGTGTTAGAGTTGAAGTTAGACCCAAGCAGAGAATATACCTTTTATAAAGGAGAAGGTTGCGACCAATGTATGAACACAGGCTATAAAGGAAGAATAGGTATATACGAGGTGTTAGAGTTTGACCAAGACCTAAAATCCTTGATAGTGAAAACTCAAGACAGTAATGAAATTTTAAAAATGGCTGTAGAAAAAGGTTTTAAGACAATGTTTGAAGATGGAGTAAGTAAAGTTTTAAAAGGAATTACAACACCCCAAGAAATACTATCGGTTATAAAGTAG
- the gspD gene encoding type II secretion system secretin GspD: MRRLLTILLLIVFFNNLAFAEEKNLPDNDKQTQVLKAKKEGKVLLNFKDADISDVVNFMATLTGKNIILSEDVKGNITLTSGKPVSIKEAWDLFTVVLAMNNLAVIEDKNLVRIVPVNKTLPTLSKATASGSMEFFIYTLENSNANDILNAIRPFLSPSSKVSVHLQSNALIVYDYKANVDLIKNLLEVLDSKEKSGSLYVYPLKFLKAEEVYKTLSPLLTAMQKSGQVLVAPNSESNSIVIYANEVNYQYLKSILDSLDTDRVLTEGRSFYIIPLKYTTVAEISKSLSSLFTGISPVATETQIQQYQPIQNLQQPTTFTENRQVNPTNPLSPIQTTNTLATPTTNVQVQTQTQIPTITTKEGIKIGFDMGTNSIILYATSKEYEGIKKFIENLDVRRKQVLLTTTIIEASTKKLLDIGVRWQAVGSLGGATFRGATQDSIYQSFVSGNFLLGFLSSSGKTVSIGGTSVVFPDLALLLSLLESGTGFNIISNPKVLTLDNQLAQIKVGNVIPFASGVRFDINGQPIITYDYKEVGLDLRVVPRVASEKNLRLSINLVLQEVTDFINPSVGGLSYTVPVTSNRALNSDVVVENGQLIVIGGLVNNKTIKTMEGVPFLKDIPVLGNLFKHESKSDEKTTLFIFITPYVISSPEELSKITEEHKKLAEEIQKALKKENK, translated from the coding sequence ATGAGAAGGTTATTAACTATACTTTTATTAATAGTTTTTTTCAATAACTTGGCTTTTGCAGAAGAAAAAAATCTTCCTGACAATGATAAACAAACACAGGTATTAAAGGCAAAAAAAGAAGGAAAAGTCCTTCTAAACTTTAAAGATGCAGACATATCAGACGTAGTAAACTTTATGGCAACTTTAACAGGGAAAAATATAATCCTTTCAGAAGATGTAAAAGGAAATATAACCTTAACGTCAGGCAAACCTGTATCAATAAAAGAAGCTTGGGATTTATTTACAGTAGTATTAGCTATGAATAACCTTGCAGTGATAGAAGATAAAAACTTAGTAAGAATAGTTCCCGTAAACAAAACTTTACCGACGTTATCCAAAGCAACAGCTTCTGGGTCTATGGAGTTTTTTATCTACACTCTAGAAAACTCTAATGCAAACGACATTTTAAACGCCATAAGACCGTTTTTATCTCCTTCTTCAAAGGTTTCTGTCCATTTACAGTCTAACGCATTAATAGTTTATGACTACAAAGCAAATGTAGACCTAATAAAGAACCTTCTTGAAGTTTTAGACAGTAAAGAAAAGTCTGGAAGCCTGTACGTTTACCCGTTAAAATTCTTAAAAGCGGAAGAAGTCTATAAAACTTTAAGCCCATTACTAACAGCTATGCAAAAGTCAGGTCAGGTTTTAGTAGCACCTAACAGTGAAAGCAACTCAATAGTAATATACGCAAACGAAGTTAATTACCAGTACTTAAAATCTATTTTAGACAGTCTCGATACAGACAGAGTTTTAACAGAAGGAAGGAGTTTCTACATCATACCGCTTAAATACACTACTGTTGCAGAAATAAGTAAAAGTCTATCATCTTTATTTACAGGTATTTCTCCCGTTGCAACAGAGACTCAAATTCAGCAGTATCAACCTATTCAAAATCTTCAACAGCCGACAACATTTACAGAAAACAGACAAGTTAACCCTACAAATCCATTATCTCCAATACAGACAACAAATACACTTGCAACTCCTACAACAAATGTCCAAGTCCAAACCCAGACACAAATACCAACAATAACAACAAAAGAAGGTATTAAAATAGGGTTTGATATGGGTACAAACTCAATAATACTCTACGCAACATCAAAAGAGTATGAAGGAATTAAAAAGTTTATCGAAAATCTTGACGTTAGAAGAAAGCAAGTGCTCCTTACAACAACCATTATAGAAGCATCTACAAAAAAACTCCTTGATATAGGTGTAAGGTGGCAGGCTGTAGGAAGTCTTGGAGGAGCTACCTTTAGAGGTGCAACACAGGACAGTATATATCAGTCTTTTGTATCTGGAAACTTTTTACTTGGATTTTTAAGCTCTTCTGGGAAAACAGTATCCATTGGTGGGACGAGCGTAGTCTTTCCTGATTTAGCTTTACTTTTGTCTCTTTTAGAGAGTGGAACAGGGTTTAACATAATATCAAACCCAAAAGTTTTAACTCTTGACAATCAGCTTGCCCAGATAAAAGTAGGTAATGTAATACCTTTTGCAAGCGGTGTAAGATTTGACATAAACGGACAGCCTATTATTACTTACGACTATAAAGAAGTAGGTTTAGATTTAAGGGTCGTTCCAAGGGTTGCATCAGAAAAAAACTTAAGACTATCTATTAATCTCGTATTACAAGAAGTAACTGACTTTATAAACCCATCTGTTGGAGGACTGTCTTACACAGTACCTGTAACGTCAAACAGAGCCTTAAACTCTGACGTGGTTGTAGAAAACGGTCAGCTTATAGTTATAGGTGGTCTTGTTAACAACAAAACTATAAAGACTATGGAAGGTGTTCCGTTTTTAAAAGATATACCAGTTTTAGGAAACCTGTTTAAGCACGAATCAAAAAGTGATGAAAAAACAACACTATTTATATTTATAACACCTTACGTAATATCCTCTCCAGAGGAGCTTTCAAAAATAACAGAAGAACACAAAAAACTTGCAGAAGAAATACAAAAAGCTCTGAAAAAGGAAAATAAATGA
- a CDS encoding general secretion pathway protein GspK: MIVVVVLMAFLTLSSYVLQAYQDAVSTYKFISSVYNKQQAYYITKSAFELAKFALDKDDPSTDTLTDNWALPFEFEKDSVKVKIIIYDENRFINLNNTKDSGYRKIYENLFRELYIKNELLKRIYIWTGAEEGSIPIDYPVKKRPLDSLEELKLLGFSDDDLYGKMVGNNFYPGLFSVSTVFTDGKINVNTVPPAVLKALNPKLDDNLVSKIVEFRRKTPFKSVNDLVLVDGFTFDILYSISNYIDVKSKVFHIKIETTVGDTTLQADYIYNRDEKKVLYKTLI; the protein is encoded by the coding sequence ATGATAGTCGTTGTAGTTTTGATGGCTTTTTTAACTTTGTCTTCTTATGTTTTACAAGCTTATCAAGATGCAGTTTCTACGTATAAGTTTATATCTTCTGTTTACAATAAACAGCAAGCTTACTACATTACAAAGTCAGCCTTTGAACTTGCAAAGTTTGCATTAGATAAAGATGACCCTTCTACAGACACTTTAACCGACAACTGGGCTTTACCTTTTGAGTTTGAAAAAGATTCAGTTAAAGTTAAGATAATTATTTACGATGAAAACAGATTTATAAATTTGAATAACACAAAAGACTCAGGATACAGAAAAATTTATGAAAATCTGTTTAGAGAGCTGTATATAAAAAATGAATTACTAAAAAGAATTTACATTTGGACTGGTGCGGAAGAAGGAAGTATTCCAATAGATTATCCTGTTAAAAAAAGACCATTGGACAGTTTAGAAGAGTTGAAACTACTTGGTTTTTCAGATGACGACTTATACGGCAAAATGGTAGGCAATAATTTCTATCCGGGACTTTTTTCTGTTTCAACAGTTTTTACAGATGGTAAGATAAACGTTAACACAGTTCCTCCAGCTGTTTTAAAAGCTCTAAATCCAAAGTTAGATGATAATTTAGTATCAAAGATAGTAGAGTTTAGAAGAAAAACACCTTTTAAGTCTGTAAATGATTTAGTTTTGGTTGATGGTTTTACATTTGATATACTTTACTCAATATCTAATTATATAGATGTAAAATCAAAAGTGTTTCACATAAAAATAGAAACGACCGTTGGAGATACAACTCTACAGGCAGATTACATCTACAATAGAGATGAAAAAAAAGTTTTATATAAAACTTTAATCTAA
- a CDS encoding RNA-guided endonuclease InsQ/TnpB family protein → MKSLKNKEEKLYRALPYKHFANKSKLKTIRILFKLYQKDANTIFKYIWEKFIKSKTPITKRENIKQIKTILSERYKYTIFNYLVYPTYSSYLEIAKNYIKNLITHSTLSEENKLQLYILNKRGLWLNPPDEIQIKVKKENKEETKTIKISQQNKHLIKKLFHRYLKTNKIPKFNNAPLIVDNKTGEFQQSKTSKKFKQWIRLSTHIKRQVLYIPVEETDYYNQRKGKDTNIFHITKNDLGTIEIKRVKEIKKENTDTQENIIALDFGLKSLFTTNKGDLLGRNFFEKIKEYADKIDKLQRNLQRQKINPKQSKRYIKLNFKLKQFTKNEIRRIINRIVERYKLSIILVENLKYFLKQVINKFPNSVKRALIRIGRKEIKNKLKEISEEYGIQVVEINPAYSSQTCNNCGYVDKENRKTQEKFECRLCGYKLNADVQASRNLIKRFDKGMFVCGRKQALRLQIEEFIANLQLERYKCLWSKALRLLTQNPYFKGLSDSSLT, encoded by the coding sequence ATGAAATCCTTAAAGAATAAAGAAGAAAAGTTATATAGAGCCCTACCCTACAAACACTTTGCCAATAAATCAAAGTTAAAAACTATTCGCATACTATTTAAACTATACCAAAAAGACGCAAACACAATTTTTAAATATATATGGGAAAAATTCATCAAATCCAAAACTCCTATAACCAAAAGAGAAAACATAAAACAAATCAAAACAATTCTATCCGAAAGATACAAATACACAATCTTTAATTACCTCGTATATCCTACCTACTCATCTTATTTAGAAATTGCAAAAAACTATATAAAAAACCTTATAACCCATTCCACACTCAGTGAAGAAAACAAACTCCAGCTATACATATTAAACAAAAGAGGACTGTGGCTAAATCCACCAGATGAGATACAAATAAAAGTCAAAAAAGAAAACAAAGAAGAAACAAAAACAATAAAAATATCACAACAAAACAAACACCTTATAAAAAAGCTGTTTCACAGATATTTAAAAACAAACAAAATACCCAAATTCAATAATGCTCCCTTAATAGTTGACAACAAAACAGGAGAATTTCAACAATCAAAAACAAGTAAAAAATTCAAACAATGGATAAGACTATCAACACACATAAAAAGACAAGTATTATACATACCAGTAGAAGAGACAGATTATTACAACCAAAGAAAAGGCAAAGATACTAACATTTTTCACATAACAAAAAACGATTTAGGAACCATAGAGATAAAAAGAGTAAAAGAAATAAAAAAAGAAAATACAGACACCCAAGAAAACATAATAGCACTTGACTTTGGATTAAAATCACTATTTACAACCAACAAAGGAGATTTACTTGGAAGAAACTTTTTTGAAAAAATAAAAGAGTATGCGGATAAGATAGACAAACTACAAAGAAACTTACAAAGACAAAAAATAAATCCAAAACAAAGCAAAAGATACATAAAACTAAACTTCAAACTAAAACAATTCACTAAAAACGAGATAAGAAGAATAATAAACAGGATAGTGGAGAGATATAAACTAAGTATTATCCTTGTGGAAAATCTAAAGTATTTTCTAAAACAAGTAATAAACAAATTTCCAAATTCAGTTAAAAGAGCATTGATAAGGATTGGAAGAAAGGAAATAAAGAATAAGCTAAAGGAAATAAGCGAGGAATATGGAATACAGGTAGTAGAGATAAATCCAGCTTACAGCTCCCAAACCTGTAATAACTGTGGATATGTAGACAAAGAAAACAGGAAAACGCAGGAAAAGTTTGAGTGTAGGTTATGCGGATACAAGCTGAATGCCGACGTGCAAGCATCAAGGAACCTTATCAAACGTTTTGATAAGGGGATGTTTGTATGTGGCAGGAAGCAAGCCCTCAGGTTGCAGATTGAAGAGTTTATAGCCAATTTGCAACTTGAGAGGTATAAGTGTCTTTGGAGTAAGGCACTCCGCTTACTCACTCAAAATCCGTATTTTAAGGGTTTGAGTGATAGTTCCTTAACCTGA
- a CDS encoding FAD-dependent oxidoreductase: MKKVVVLGGGIGGIEAAIFLRKYNFDVEVISDRNYFYIYPISIWIPTKEKKFEDVIIPIKEYPFA, translated from the coding sequence ATGAAGAAAGTAGTAGTTCTTGGTGGTGGGATAGGAGGTATTGAAGCTGCTATCTTTTTAAGAAAGTATAACTTTGACGTAGAAGTTATCTCAGATAGAAATTACTTTTATATTTATCCAATATCAATCTGGATTCCTACAAAAGAAAAAAAGTTTGAAGACGTTATTATACCTATAAAAGAGTATCCTTTTGCATAG
- a CDS encoding NifB/NifX family molybdenum-iron cluster-binding protein, which produces MKIALPVKPQKEEYLLSPAFGKAKFFLIYDTETQEVKIVENEHLSGRDVVNILSKEKVNVVITNHLGGGAYRHIIDCGIKAIYTESKNAPYKEVINQFLEGKLREFQPTDFMLTPHIAKK; this is translated from the coding sequence ATGAAGATAGCACTACCTGTAAAACCACAGAAGGAAGAATACTTACTATCCCCAGCCTTTGGAAAGGCAAAATTTTTTCTTATCTACGATACAGAAACTCAAGAAGTTAAAATAGTAGAAAATGAACATTTAAGTGGAAGAGATGTTGTAAACATTTTGTCAAAAGAAAAGGTTAATGTAGTTATAACAAACCACTTAGGTGGAGGAGCTTACAGACATATAATAGATTGTGGAATAAAAGCTATTTATACAGAGTCTAAAAACGCGCCTTATAAAGAGGTAATAAATCAATTTTTAGAAGGGAAACTAAGAGAGTTTCAACCTACAGATTTTATGCTTACACCACATATAGCTAAAAAATAA
- a CDS encoding 4a-hydroxytetrahydrobiopterin dehydratase produces MENKTPLTKEEVLKALEDLEDWQLEFKCITRRFYIEDWAKITAFLKEVANAIEKTNHHPDIIFHTATKTITISTTTHSYGGITQADIDLAKTLNQSLKKILG; encoded by the coding sequence ATGGAAAATAAAACACCTTTAACGAAAGAAGAAGTTCTAAAAGCGTTAGAGGATTTAGAAGACTGGCAGTTAGAGTTTAAGTGTATTACAAGAAGATTTTATATAGAAGACTGGGCTAAGATAACAGCATTCTTAAAGGAAGTTGCAAACGCAATAGAAAAGACTAATCATCATCCAGATATTATTTTCCACACAGCAACAAAAACTATCACAATTTCAACCACAACCCATAGCTACGGAGGTATCACTCAGGCTGATATAGATTTAGCTAAGACATTAAACCAATCCCTTAAAAAAATTTTAGGTTAG
- a CDS encoding TlpA family protein disulfide reductase → MFKKFVSVVLLLVGLSFASPQDLIGKEFVDFYGKDESGKVVKASDYVGKGKPAVIVYWAIGDVDTYKVLPKINQLYKKYKDKVIFIAPLLSVSNPKEIKEAKKFIPIDMPVWLAGSDSIKGYSIEKVDVPYLVFIDKNGNIVDVMTTARDIKKIEENIKKLL, encoded by the coding sequence ATGTTTAAAAAATTTGTTTCTGTTGTGTTGTTATTGGTAGGATTGTCTTTTGCCAGTCCTCAAGATTTAATAGGTAAGGAGTTTGTTGACTTTTATGGAAAAGATGAAAGTGGAAAAGTAGTTAAAGCATCTGATTATGTTGGGAAAGGTAAACCAGCTGTTATAGTTTACTGGGCTATAGGAGATGTAGACACCTACAAAGTATTGCCAAAAATAAATCAGCTGTATAAAAAGTATAAAGACAAAGTTATTTTCATAGCCCCACTTCTTAGTGTATCTAATCCAAAGGAAATTAAAGAGGCTAAAAAGTTTATTCCTATAGATATGCCTGTATGGCTTGCTGGTAGTGATTCTATAAAAGGATACTCTATTGAAAAAGTAGACGTTCCATATCTGGTATTTATTGACAAAAACGGAAACATTGTAGATGTAATGACTACGGCAAGGGATATTAAGAAAATAGAAGAAAACATTAAAAAGCTACTGTAA